From the Hoplias malabaricus isolate fHopMal1 chromosome 13, fHopMal1.hap1, whole genome shotgun sequence genome, the window TAGGATTCTGAAAGAGTTAAGCTGTATACGATCACCACTGGTGGTGTGTGAAGTGGCAAGTGGTAGTACGCCAAATGACCTCAAAAAAAATTACCGCTTATttaaggaatttattcataattgaatatctacatttttcatgtgtaaattacataatgtttcagaGTTTTCATAATTACACCCCAACAAAATTTGTTtgcgtttaaaaaaaaacatgctacaCATGTTTGAGGACCAGAACTTCAGAAACTTTGGACTGGATTGGGCTCAGGCTGTAATGGGCTGTAGACTTTCTTCCCCTGGCTTATCCTTATGTTTCACACAGTATCTTTCAAAGCCTTTCACTAGATGTGGACACAGTCTTTACAGTTAAAGCCAGACTTCATGTCATGTACACACAGGTCACTACAGAATTCCCAATTAGTTCCCAATTAGTTTTTTGAATATAAGAGCAAGGCAGACTGTAAAATTTTGCTCCATCCAGCAGTGACTGAAGCAGACATCTGGAGAAAGAGGAATATAATTTTCCCATAAAAGCAGGGAGGGGGAGGATGAAGAAATACTGCCAGTAAAGCATGTTctgttgaatgtgtgttgcATAATCATTCCGAACTGAGGGAACTACAGGAGTCTGGTGGAAGGAGGGAGTGGGGAAAGTAGGAGGAATCCTTCATAGAGTTCGGACACCAgatgatgtgtttttttattttttacttccCACAGATTTaactccagctcctgcctgctACAACTGCATTCTTCCAGCTCCTGGCTCCTGGCCTCTGTATCCTGCAGGCATGGTTGCTCAAGTGACTACCTCCCTGGTGCGGTGCCTGCTGATCATCCTTGCCCTCATCTCCATCATCCTCAACATTGTGCTGATTTGCTTGAACTCCAACCGGCTTCCAAAATGCCAGCTCCAGGTGCAGGACTCCATCCAAGCCAACCACACAGACCAAAGCTTGATTTTTGCAGACCTTACACCTGAGGAGTATCTCATGGTCAGGGATTACATGTGGCAGCAGAAAAACCTGAGGATCTCTCACTCTGCAACAGCCAGATCATATGAGAACTTCATCTTCCTCATTGACCTCCAGGTTCCAAAGAAACAGGAGGCTCTGAACTACCTGGACAGCCACGGTCAGAAACCAGAGCGCAAAGCCACAGTGGTGGTGTTCTTTGGTGAGCGTTCCCACCTCAAGGAGTTCGAAGTGGGACCTCTGTCCTCTGCCATTCGCCACAGAGATGTCACCAAGGAAAGGTACAATATGGATCACCTACCTTTCACTGCCAGGACGGTGACCACTGGGGAATACGTGGAGCTTTTCATATTCCTGAACCTTCAGGTGTTCCAGAAGCTGGAGACAGAGCTGAGGGAGAGCTTTGGTTACATCCCAAAGAAGAGGGAGCTAAATCCATATGAAGGTATTCCCAGAGGACTGAAGTCAGGAGACCGCAAGACGTGGATGGCTTTCTTCCGAGATGAAAGCGGGATGTACATCCATCCGGTGGGATTTGAAGTCTTGGTCAATCACGAGAGCAAGAACTCATCCAACTGGAGCCTGGACAAACTACTCTACAATGGACAATACTTTGACACAGTTGAAAGCTTCAAGCAGAGTTACAGAACCGGAGGAGTGAAGAAGATCAAGTTTAAGGATATTCCCAACTATGCTTCATTGAAGCCGAGGAAAAAGCCAACTGGTCTGAGCCCACAGGTGTCTTATTTGCAGGGGAAAAGGTTCAGTGTGAAGAACAACCAGGTGATCTACATGGACTGGAGCTTTGCCTTTGGCCTGAGCGCTCTGACGGGGATGCGTGTGTTTGATGTCCGTTTCAGAGGTCAGAGGATTGCTTATGAGATCAGTGTCCAGGAGGCTATGTCCGTATATGGCTCTCTCACACCTGGATTGATGCTCACAAAATTTCTGGACTCGAGTTATGGAATGGCACGCTTTGCCCATGAGCTGGTGAGGGGTGTAGACTGCCCACACGTGGCCACATATGTAGACGTTTACCTCTACATTGACACAAACGTTACGCAGCACTTCCGCAATGCCATCTGTGTCTTTGAGTATGATGTCGGACGTCCGTTAAGGCGTCActtctcagacttcttccacaACAGCTACGGCGGCTTGCCCAACAGTGCCTTCTACTTCCGCACCATCACAGCCATTGGCAACTACGACTACATCTGGGATTTCATCTTCTACCAGAGTGGTTCTGTCGAGGCCAGGGTCCATGCCACCGGATACATTTCCTCCTCATATAAATTAGATGGAAGCCTCAAGTATGGCCACCAGGTGGCGGAAAATGTGATCGGAAACATCCACACGCACTTTGTTAACTTTAAGGTGGATCTTGATATTTTAGGTAAGTGGATAATATGGGATATGGCAGTGTTGTTAATCAGGGGAAATACGTCTGGCAAATAACAGTCGAAGCCAGCGTTACAAACAGGGTATTCAAAAAGACATTGTTCCTAACTGCAGATTGTTGATTTCTGTGAGTGGTTTCATGGATTAAGGCCTTTATTTGATCCCAGCAATTGTCAGTGgccacagaaatgtaaaaaatttggGCCAATTGCACTATTCCAAAATAACTTGGAGATGGACAAGATCTTTATATTAATGTCTAGGGTTAAGAAATTGTTTCTCTTCTCATGAAAGATTAACCATTTGGAGATATGTAGACAGCAATGTGCCTTTAGTACCCTTTTATCCTTGTGATGATGCTCTGTGTGCAGCGGCTGAGCTGAAGGTGCTGTAGGTGGGTGGAGCATGATGAAGCTGTggtgtgtttatgtttctgCTGTGAAGGTGTGAGGAACAACTTCGTGGTGAAGGACATGGAGTTCGAGGAGGTGTCACTGCCCTGGACAAATGAGAGGAAGGTGAAGGTGCCATATTTGGTTGAAAACCAGCTGCGGACGGAGAAAGCGGCTGCCCTTCGCCATGGTGCCAAGACTCCACGCTACCTCCACGTGGCCAGTAACCAGACCAACCGCTGGGGTCACCAGCGCTCGTATAGACTTCAGATCACCAGCTTTGCCGGGGACCACCTGCCCGAGACTGAGCCTGAGGAGAAAGGCATGTCCTGGGCACGGTGAGAACAGAGAGGTTGGGTCAGATCTGGGGGATGTTTCAGACTACATTATAATCACAGATGTAAGCATGGTTGTATTTGCAGGTGAGACTAGGGGTCCAATGCTCTGTTAAAAACAAGAACCCCCTGAAAGAGGTATAGACAGGAGTTATATCCTTCAAAACCCCACGagtcccacagcagtgttctccccctgtttaaacagccctgttcagaatgcctACTTTCAgcacatgttcctttaaatgataatgagcagctcactgttcaccccaaccctgagtgcacagcagtgagtattgaggaacagaagctctggtttttagccattttctctctgttctctttcttctctgtttttacctagtgctcttatttctccgcactgGTTGTGCCTATTTTGCTTGTtgttaacctcgtctttgcgctctcacataaatgaggatccagagctgtgattggacagacttagACGAGGGgacggggcaattctaaagtctctgcgcTTGACGTCACAAGCAAATCTGAATCAGTatggctcattttatcccatgttttctgacttcggactccagattcacacttcAATACAAACATGCTCTGAACACAGGGATTTCTTCATAAtatgttctttttaaaatatgtaaatatgacaAATAGACAGGTTATCTGGGCTTGGGGGTATACCACACCTCAGATCTTCAGAGGAAGACGCTGACTACAGAAAGATGCTAGGCTCCGCAGGATTTTTCAATAGAAATAcagatcagtgtgtgtttctgctgaaAGAGGAACAAATGAGCTACAGTTTGAGGTACTCTAAGTTCACTGGTGTACACTATACACTCTCATAGGATCCTAGCAATGTTCCAGTGGcatccttcccagaagagtacacACTGTAACAACAGCGACGGGAACTCACTCTgattaatttcagaaaaaaacaggcACGCCAAAACTTGTGCACAAACTTGTACGACAtgacctctctttctcttctatgtttcttctcttcattctctctcccccGTATTTCACACTTTATCCTCCACATCTTTACTttattcttctctctctgccACTCCCTCTATCCCCTCCCACTCTCTCCCATCCacacctctcacacactctccctctcctcccaaCTCTTTATcataatttctttctttcttctcactcCTCTCTTGTTCTATCCCCATCTCTccactcctccctctctctctctctctctctctctctctctctctctctctctctctctctctctcaggtataAGGTGGCGATAACGAAGCACAGAGATGAGGAGCCGACCAGCAGTAGTCTGTACGGACAGAACTACATGTGGGAGCCGGTGGTGGACTTCAGTAAATACGTTGAGAACGATGAGAACATCGAGAACCAGGTGAGTTTTCTTCTCAGTTTTTCACCTCATGTCTCACTGCAGCAACTTAGTGACCAGACACTGACTGTAAcggaaaacattcattcattcatttactgtaagcacttcatcctgttcagggccaCATTGAGCCCAGAGCCCAACCAGAATGCATTAGCACACAGTGCGCAGGACAcctcacacccacccagtcactcacacactcaccctcacacctgtggatagtgtcacacactcttcctgtcactcaaacactcacccagtcactcacacacaccccctcacacctgtggattgtgtcacacactcttccagtcactcacacactcacacagtcactcacacacactccctcacacctgtggattgtgtcacacactcttccagtcactcacacactcacccagtcactcacacacaccccttcacacctgtggatagtgtcacacactcttccagtcactcacacactcacacagtcactcacacacaccccctcacacctgtggattgtgtcacacactcttccagtcactcacacattcacccagtcactcacacacaccccctcacacctgtggatagtgtcacacactcttcctgtcactcacacactcacccagtcactcacacacaccccctcacacctgtggattgtGTCACACACTCttctagtcactcacacattcacccagtcactcacacacaccccctcacacctgtggatagtgtcacacactcacccagtcactcacacattcacccagtcactcacacacaccccctcacacctgtggatagtatcacacactcacccagtcactcacacacaccccttcacacctgtggatagtgtcacacactcacccagtcacacctaaTAAATCAATGAATCCAGGAAAGTGGATGGAGTTTCCCACCACCTGCTGGTCATGTTCcctgttgtgttttctctgtgttacaGGATCTGGTCGCCTGGGTAACGGCGGGTTTCCTCCACATCCCGCACGCGGAGGACATTCCCAACACGGTTACCGTGGGCAATGGGGGCGGGGTCCTGCTGCGGCCACACAACTACTTTGACATGGACCCATCAGTCCAGTCCCCGGACTCGGTCTACGTGCAGCCGGGTGCGGAGCTGGACTGTGACTTTAACCGAGTGGCATGTTTAGAGAAGGAGCTCTGCAGCCCCTCGCTCCAGCCCTTCACCTACAACGGCTTTGAGGAGGTCATGAAGTTTGAGTAGTGAATAGtggttggtgggctattctcagtccagcagtgacactgatgagtttaaaaactacagcagcgcagctgtgtctgatccactcatacttttttctaattaattaatttttcaacTTGTTTGTTAAAAAGGaaagtatatttttttaagttttcaatTCTGCTTCTCAGTCTAAATATCAggagaaataattaaaaaaaaatttattaccattttcctcaaacatttaaacacatttccagaaactTGGCTCAAATTATCAAAACTCTAAACACAACCTCAAAAGAGTTTCTTACTTTGTCAAATCTCTGGCAAAATGAAACGCAGCACTGAGAACCATGTTCTCTCTGCTCAAAACGGATTCCTTTCactaaaacactacacacatcTGTTGTAAGCTTATCTAAAATTCAACTTCCTGATTCCCAATCGTTCTCACTCATGTTGCACCTGCACAAATTCAACTGGGAGTGGACTGTGATCATTTGTAAAAGTATAAAAGATGTAGTGGAATCTGTTTCATGCCTTTTACAATAAATACTTTTCTTCCGTGACCTTTTTTGTATCTGCCCTTTTTTTCCTTGTAATGTTTCTTATTGTTTTGCTACATGCTACGTAATATGGGTCACATTtgttttacattatacatgtagtattttaaatgctgtttttggACAAAGAACCCTACACTTCAATATCCACACACTCATATGCATTTGAATATGCAACATGATCTCATCGAAGAAAAGCATCCATCTACACATCTGATGGTAGTGTTCTGAGTTTGTCTTATCACTTTATATTTGATGGTCTGTAAGAGATAAGCCTATAAcagttgtgtgtagtgttttagtGAGAGGAATCAGGTTTGAGGAGAGAGAACATGGTTTTGAGTGCTGTTTAATTTTGCCAGAGATTTGTGGGGTTTTTTAATCTTTGTGGGTTTGTGTTTAGAGTTTTGTTTcaggaaatgtgtttaaatgtttgggAAAAACTGTAAATTTGTCATATCAGTGTATAATTGATGTATATTTGTTGTATTGATAGATAAGCATAAACTCTGAGAAGTCCCTTTCTCAGCTGAGCTCCTCATTCACACACTGATTTCCAGCAGGCTAGACTACTGTAACTCCTTGGTGGCTGGTCTTTGCTCTTTTCCTACTTACCTATAAGCCTTTAAACAATCTGGCACCTCTCCATCTGTCTGATCTTCTTTCCCACAAACCTTCTCGCACTCTCGGACCTTCCACTGCTGGGCTGTTACACGTCCCGTCATCCTAACTCTGTAGCTTTGGTGATCGAGCCTTCTCTAGGCTTGCTCCTCAACTGTGGAATTCGACTCAACTCTTCTCTCTTTCCCATGGCCTCCCTTCAGCCTAACTTGCTAATTTTAGGTTCCTTGTAATATTACTGTTGGTTTCATGTCTCTCTGTAACTGTTGAACCTGCATTGTGTGTGCATTGAATGTTTTTATACCAATGATTGTGTCTTTTAAATATTGTAAGTGTGTTTTAGAAAAGAGCTATATAAGAAACTAAAGTAAATATAACAGCTGTGTGCAGTGTTTTAGTGAAAGGAATCAGGTTTGATGCAAGCACATGGTTCTCAGTGCTGTGTTTCATTTTGCCAGAGAATTGTGGTTTTTCTTTTTGACAAAGTAAAAACTCTTTTGCGTTTTGATAAATTGAGCCATgtttgtgggcggcacggtggcacagcaggtagtgtcgcagtcacacagctccagggatctggaggttgtgggttcaatttccgctccgggtgactgtctgtgaggagtttggtggtgtccgcgtgggtttcctcccacagtccaaaaacacacgttggtaggtggattggtgactgaaaagtgtctgcaaaagtgtgtgtctgtgttgccctgtgaaggactggtgccccctccagggtgtattcctgccttgtgcccaatgattccaggtaggctctggacccaccgcgaccctgaactggataagcggttacagataatgaatgagccATGTTTctggaaatgtatttaaatgttaaatgtttggGAAAAACTGCAATTGGgaattttgaattttgaaagTCAGTGTTTCCAGGAGACCAAAGTTTCCTCGATGATGCAGTGTatgtttagagatttataaaaCTGTGAGCGGTTTAGAGAGCTTTTGTTGTGTACATAGTTCCATATTTTTGTGTATGCAATGGAGAAAACTGTATGTATTTccagatttttctttttcatttttgtagCATATAAAAGTGGTAGGACTGTAGGAGTGGCTGGAGTTGTGGGGGAGGTGGGACTACAGCTGTCTGTGATTAGCCAGTTAGTCTGTGCATCATAGTCTGGTCAACTAAAGAAGCAATGGCTTCTGTACATGCTCTGCCTCTCTGCACATAAACCCCCGACTTTGCACTATACATCAAATAACGTCTTCGTACTGGTGTAGGAGAGGCACTGACTCACACAGCATCAGTGTGGACATGTGCACCGGCCTGGGGCCAAtgatgaggtgtgtgtgagggggataCGATTCCTCGATCATGTGATCGGTTTATAGAAGTGTAGCCTGTAGTATTTTGAAATGCCTTAATGAAGCGTAAACCCTTTTGAAACAAATCTATATAGTTCCTCATTTATCAACAAAAACAGGtctgatttattttcttttaactcTCCTGAAAGACAGGTGTCCTGTTCTCCCCCCACTCTGATGGTACAGTCCTGCCACAttctttacaaaacacaaaaaataaaaaatctgaacGCAAACTCACATTCAGGAGCAGAGCATAAATGAAAAACGAATTAAAttctatgtgttttttttactaaaacaaattaaatcatTATATAATTAAGTTTTATGCTAAATTATTTTGGATTTAAATTTTCAGAAAACTGAACTGATAAACATTACTTGGaccctccagcagcactgctgtgtctgatccactcgtaccagcacaacacacactaacacaccaccaccatgtcagtgtcactgcagctctgagaatgacccaccaccacatcacacctgctctgtagtgTGGGCTGAGGTTAAAGGGGGTATGCAGAGAAATAaagatggactatagtctgtaactgtatggacagtggagctgagagaatggttATTTGTGgagttttgttgtttgttatttatatcTGCCTCAGTGGCATCATTAAACCAGTCTCAGGGGACTATAGCCCCTAAAGGCCTGTTCACACTGCGTCTGAGTCTCATGGAGAACAAAAGGTCGATGTTTAATCGATTGTCTGTGATGAAGTTGGTGATTAAAGCTCACTGTAACTCTTCTGCCATATTTTTTCAGCCTTCTCCTCGAGTTTGCAccatataatcaacaccaatgtCCATTTTTCCCTCCAAACACACTGTGAATAGAGAGTGACCTCTGAGAGCAGTGAGAGATATTACAGCACGAGTTTGTGGTTTTTGATTTCCTGCTTATCTCTGCCGATCGTTAACggtcagttttgtttttcactgTTGAGTTCTCACACTCGGCTCGGCGCTGGTTTGTGTGAGATGACTGTAAACAGATGTGCTGTGGAGGGCCAGATGTTGGGGAGGATTGATGATTGTTTTTCTTGCTGGAGCCTGTAAGTGAAGCTCAACACACTAACAAGATGTGACAGACACATATttatcgcacacacacactgtcttttCTCCATGGTTTCAGGGGACATTGCATAGACTTCTGTtccattttgtggagacttactcCATCCTTAAGATTTATTCACATACAACATAACGATTTAGGACACAATTTTTCCCCATGTTCCCACAACGTGATTAGTTAAACTGATGTTGGTCCTCACAATATGATATAAAcatggaccacacacacacacacacacacgcgcacacacacacgcgcgcgcgcaaacacacacacacacatacaaaacggATTTGCTATATTTCTGAGGACCTTCCATAGACATAATTATAACTATagttaaataaaattacacCCAATTCTAACCAAAATAAATCATTTCACTTTTTGAGTTTTTGAATgcatgtttttataaaataaataaattaataaaaaaaaataacattgtgaGGACCACCAAAATGTCCTCacaatacaacaaaatgtgacaTTGCCCTGTCCttgccatacacacacacacacacagcgtctTTTTTAAACTGGCCAGTGTCTACATCCGCATACCTGCGAATACTGAGGTATGAAGTGCGGCTCCACAAGATCCAGGCTTGGCACTGAGAGGGTTCACGGCTCTGTTCTGAAACTCAGAGGAGTGTTGGCTGCTGAAACCGTACAGGGCAGTTCTAACAGAGACAAATCTACATCAAATACATCTGAGAGTTCTACTGCGTCTAAACCATCACTGGGGAACAGTTCCTGTTTTTTCACAGACATCTACCAGACCACAGTTCATCAGCATACAGACACAGTCAATCCACAAACAGTCCTTCACTTACAGGAAGATCCTGTAAtaactaacacaaacacacacaaccaacCCCCCAGGAGCCAAACCCCACCCACACTACTATAACAACTCCCAGTACAACCAcaggcatgagtgtgtgtgtgtttgtgattgggtgagtgtttgaaaatgtGTGCCCGGTAACTCCAGGTGGGCTTCAGACCCGCAGTGACCCTGATAAGGATGAAGCGCTTTTGGgtgatggatgaatgaatgacctgaGGCACTTTTGGCCATGTGTGAGTCCACACAGAATTCTCGAGACCACCGAGTGTAAGTGGAGTCTGAGACATAGCTGTTCATGCTTCTTGGTTGATGTCTTCAGTGTCCTAGAGAGGACAGAGTGAATGAACAATAGCTGCTAATTTTTTCATAAAGTCCAtacaaacagactggacaatAGTGACTCAATCCACATTCAGTCAATCTCAATCcacattcagtcacaagaaAATGACCAGGTGAACAGGTCAAAGCCTTTCTCCCTTCTCCTGTCGCACCAGCTCGTCATCGTTCTCGGTCTGTCCCAGCAGCCAGAGCCCCAGACCTGGACAGTGTCTCTGACTGCGACAGTCAGGAGGTGAAGGTTCAGCTGCGGAGCCTCACTCTTAACGGCTGTCTGTGGGAGATGATTTGTGAGAACCAGATCTGGGGTAGGACTATGTATGGATGAGCACAGGAATGAGGGAGTGGACGAGTGCGGGAAGGGGATGAGTGGAAAAACAAGGGAGGCGTGGAGAGAAGATTAGTGTTTGGAACTGCACTGGACAGAGCACAGAGAGAACTGTCACAGGGATAAAGGAGTAGTAGTgatagagaacagagagagagagagtaaagaatGAACACATAAAagtgtagagagagaaagaaccaaaagtgtgagtgacagaacagagagaatgagagagagagagagtgggaactcagaaacaaacaggcgagagagaaagagtgtgagggaggaagagagaataGATAAAAAGGGATGAGAAAGAAGATACAGGGAAAAGTGACAGCAAAAGAAAGAACAGGCAGAGTGATGAGAAAGAGTTTCAttcgggcacaaggcgggaatacaccctggaggggacaccagtccttcacagggcaacacagacacacacacattcactcacacacctacagatactttagagtcgccaatccacctgcaacgtgtgtttttggactgtgggaggaaaccggagcacccggaggaaacccacgcggacacggggagaacacaccaactcctcacaggcagtgacccggagctggaatcgaacccacaacctccaggcccctggagctgtgtgactgcaacactacctgctgcgccaccgtgccgccgaaagaacaaataaagaaataaaaatatagaacatgcagagagagagagagaacagagagaaagagagaacagagaaaagagagagagagagagagagagagagagagagagagagagagaacatttaaataaatgtaaaaataaaacagacagagaTGAGGAATAAAGAGAGAAAACTGACTGagaaaagtgagtgagagagagagagagagagagagagagagaaagagagagagagagagagagagagagagatgtcatCACCCATGGCTAACTGAGGATAGCAGTGTAACAGAAGTAAGGTACAGAGCTGTGATGCAGTTCAAACAGTACAGTCTTAATCTAGATGATTCAGTCCAGATGTTGTAATCATAAACTCAAAGAGCTCCTTAGATTTTTCTCTTATCTCCACAGATGGACAGTTC encodes:
- the LOC136665103 gene encoding primary amine oxidase, liver isozyme-like, producing MVAQVTTSLVRCLLIILALISIILNIVLICLNSNRLPKCQLQVQDSIQANHTDQSLIFADLTPEEYLMVRDYMWQQKNLRISHSATARSYENFIFLIDLQVPKKQEALNYLDSHGQKPERKATVVVFFGERSHLKEFEVGPLSSAIRHRDVTKERYNMDHLPFTARTVTTGEYVELFIFLNLQVFQKLETELRESFGYIPKKRELNPYEGIPRGLKSGDRKTWMAFFRDESGMYIHPVGFEVLVNHESKNSSNWSLDKLLYNGQYFDTVESFKQSYRTGGVKKIKFKDIPNYASLKPRKKPTGLSPQVSYLQGKRFSVKNNQVIYMDWSFAFGLSALTGMRVFDVRFRGQRIAYEISVQEAMSVYGSLTPGLMLTKFLDSSYGMARFAHELVRGVDCPHVATYVDVYLYIDTNVTQHFRNAICVFEYDVGRPLRRHFSDFFHNSYGGLPNSAFYFRTITAIGNYDYIWDFIFYQSGSVEARVHATGYISSSYKLDGSLKYGHQVAENVIGNIHTHFVNFKVDLDILGVRNNFVVKDMEFEEVSLPWTNERKVKVPYLVENQLRTEKAAALRHGAKTPRYLHVASNQTNRWGHQRSYRLQITSFAGDHLPETEPEEKGMSWARYKVAITKHRDEEPTSSSLYGQNYMWEPVVDFSKYVENDENIENQDLVAWVTAGFLHIPHAEDIPNTVTVGNGGGVLLRPHNYFDMDPSVQSPDSVYVQPGAELDCDFNRVACLEKELCSPSLQPFTYNGFEEVMKFE